One window of Candidatus Nitrospira kreftii genomic DNA carries:
- a CDS encoding hypothetical protein (conserved protein of unknown function) yields MRLPRDLSGSDLAQALRKLGYSITRQTGSHLRLTTHEHGEHHLTIPQYTPLRIGTLSAIVADVAAHFDITREQLLERLFG; encoded by the coding sequence ATGAGGCTTCCCCGCGATCTGTCCGGAAGCGATCTTGCCCAGGCCCTTCGTAAGCTCGGTTATTCGATCACCCGTCAAACCGGCAGTCACCTTCGACTCACCACCCATGAGCATGGGGAGCATCATCTTACGATCCCCCAATATACGCCGCTTCGCATCGGTACACTCTCCGCCATTGTCGCCGATGTGGCCGCACATTTTGATATCACCCGTGAACAGTTACTGGAACGGCTGTTTGGGTAA
- a CDS encoding putative ABC transporter translates to MNGARYQRGSLWRKWDLQVHTPFSALNNGFGNDFDAYAKTLFEQAVKQEIAAIGVSDYFSIEGYKQLRALVADAARLEALVGVDVAKEAREILLLPNVEFRTSVIIARQNGEASRVNFHVLFADNVDPRIIEEHFLRELRFTAETNPGSQDERWSLTIANLENLGRTLKAQHDKFRDRSDLYIGMMNAVVSHEDVTDVLERQNSRFKDQYVMVVPSDEDLSKCSWDGQGHLARKLYIQKSHMLLSGNSGTRDFGLGKKHASVQDFISEFKTLKPCVHGSDSHCYDELFEPDGERYLWVKCDPTFRGLRQLLNEPEYRVFIGKIPPSLSSVSARPTKVVESLRIRKRSGSTFAEKWFDCALPLNSELVAIIGNKGNGKSALADILGLLGNTPRYRTFSFLRSDRFRDSRGNKARHFEASLLWADGTPEGPVSLDQDPDAEAVEKVRYIPQNYLEEICNEVGLGKGSRFYSELQDVIFSHVSESERLGFDNLDDLIEHRSAEINEAIDILVGELREINREIISFEERLTSRHRKTLELQLAEKRRELKAQERAKPRERAAPEADPITQAKTQSIASALEAKQNALRELLVSIADHKDKDGQWAKRQATAEKLLARLKNLQRQVEGSLSEAAKDIKELGLQADSLVSFSVHSEPIQTIIAEANTARASIAEQLDPEHNNSFDQKRQSVEAEVRKLQDALSAPQKEYQEYLQKVREWEQQRAALQGSREISGSISYLEAQLAELQTLPSTVQDLYRSRDRKALEVLREKQKLRKYYEKYYGAVQQFLSSHPLAASDHFKVTFNVAILQSGFHEEFLGKINQRRSGAFAGIEEGAAELKRLLDVTNWNSAKSVLRFTRDLLAKLKANGRALDISEQLRQGESIQALYDYIFSFGYLSPIYRLTWEGKGLEQLSPGERGNLLLIFYLLVDRDDIPLVIDQPEENLDNQTVVKTLVPCMMDAKRRRQIVMVTHNPNLAVVCDAEQVIYAEIHKDRGNEVTYLSGSIEDPVINKKIVDVLEGTRPAFDKRDAKYLP, encoded by the coding sequence ATGAATGGCGCTAGATACCAGCGTGGATCGCTATGGAGGAAGTGGGATCTCCAGGTTCATACACCGTTTTCGGCCTTGAACAATGGTTTCGGTAATGATTTCGACGCTTACGCCAAAACGCTTTTTGAGCAGGCAGTAAAACAGGAAATTGCAGCAATTGGCGTTAGTGACTACTTTTCAATTGAAGGATACAAGCAACTCAGAGCCTTGGTTGCAGACGCAGCGAGACTGGAAGCGTTGGTTGGCGTTGACGTGGCCAAAGAAGCGCGAGAAATACTCCTGCTGCCAAATGTGGAGTTTCGTACCTCCGTAATTATTGCTCGCCAAAATGGCGAAGCAAGCCGGGTTAACTTTCATGTCCTGTTCGCAGATAACGTTGATCCAAGGATAATCGAAGAACACTTCTTGCGAGAGTTGAGATTCACTGCTGAAACGAATCCGGGAAGCCAGGACGAACGCTGGTCATTAACGATTGCCAACTTGGAGAACCTCGGCAGGACACTCAAAGCTCAGCACGATAAATTCCGCGACAGGAGCGATCTCTATATTGGAATGATGAATGCCGTTGTATCGCACGAAGACGTAACAGATGTTCTTGAGAGACAGAACTCGCGCTTTAAGGACCAATATGTGATGGTCGTGCCATCGGACGAAGATCTCTCAAAATGTAGCTGGGACGGCCAAGGGCATCTGGCTCGGAAGCTCTACATTCAGAAGTCGCACATGTTGCTTTCGGGGAATTCCGGGACTCGGGACTTCGGTCTTGGCAAGAAGCACGCGTCCGTGCAGGACTTCATTAGCGAGTTCAAGACATTGAAACCATGCGTTCACGGTTCCGATTCTCATTGCTATGACGAGCTCTTCGAACCCGATGGAGAGCGCTATCTCTGGGTGAAGTGTGATCCGACATTCAGAGGATTGCGGCAACTATTAAATGAGCCCGAATACCGGGTTTTCATTGGAAAGATTCCACCAAGCCTGAGTAGTGTATCTGCTCGTCCTACGAAGGTTGTGGAATCACTTAGAATTCGGAAGCGATCTGGTTCAACGTTCGCCGAGAAATGGTTTGACTGCGCTTTACCACTTAATTCTGAGCTCGTTGCAATCATTGGTAACAAGGGAAACGGGAAGAGTGCGCTTGCTGATATTTTGGGGCTCCTGGGAAACACGCCACGATATCGCACGTTTAGCTTCCTGCGGTCCGACAGATTTCGAGATTCTCGCGGAAATAAGGCCAGGCATTTCGAGGCATCCCTTTTGTGGGCAGACGGTACGCCAGAAGGGCCCGTATCACTTGATCAAGACCCAGATGCCGAAGCGGTGGAGAAGGTCCGATACATTCCACAGAACTATCTTGAGGAAATATGTAACGAGGTGGGGCTTGGAAAGGGGAGTCGCTTCTACTCAGAACTCCAAGATGTAATTTTTTCCCATGTCTCTGAATCAGAGCGGCTTGGCTTCGACAATCTGGACGACCTCATTGAGCATCGCAGCGCAGAAATCAACGAGGCGATTGATATCCTGGTTGGCGAGCTACGCGAGATAAACCGTGAAATAATTTCGTTTGAAGAACGCCTCACTTCACGACATAGGAAAACGCTCGAACTCCAATTGGCGGAAAAGCGTAGGGAGCTAAAGGCTCAAGAGCGAGCGAAGCCCCGAGAACGTGCCGCGCCAGAGGCCGATCCAATAACTCAAGCCAAAACACAGTCAATTGCGTCGGCACTAGAGGCAAAGCAGAATGCATTGCGCGAACTGCTGGTATCAATCGCAGACCATAAGGACAAAGACGGTCAGTGGGCGAAAAGGCAAGCAACGGCAGAGAAGCTTCTCGCTCGGCTGAAGAACCTGCAGCGTCAAGTGGAAGGATCTCTTTCAGAGGCCGCGAAGGACATTAAAGAGCTGGGGCTGCAAGCGGACAGTTTGGTGAGTTTCAGTGTGCATAGCGAGCCTATCCAGACAATCATTGCAGAGGCGAACACAGCGCGTGCGTCAATTGCAGAGCAACTGGACCCAGAGCACAACAACAGCTTTGATCAGAAGCGACAAAGTGTCGAAGCGGAGGTGAGGAAACTCCAAGATGCGCTTAGCGCGCCACAGAAGGAATATCAAGAGTACCTGCAGAAGGTCCGTGAATGGGAACAGCAGCGAGCAGCGCTTCAAGGCTCCCGAGAGATATCAGGGTCAATCAGCTATCTGGAAGCCCAATTGGCAGAACTCCAAACGTTGCCGTCAACTGTGCAGGACCTCTACAGGAGCCGGGATCGAAAAGCACTAGAAGTGCTTCGCGAGAAGCAGAAACTGCGAAAATATTACGAGAAGTATTACGGGGCGGTTCAGCAATTCCTCTCTAGCCACCCATTGGCCGCGAGCGACCACTTCAAGGTTACTTTCAATGTCGCGATTCTTCAGTCGGGATTTCATGAGGAATTCCTCGGAAAAATAAATCAACGTCGGTCAGGTGCATTCGCAGGTATCGAAGAGGGGGCTGCAGAGCTGAAGCGCCTTCTGGACGTCACGAATTGGAATTCTGCGAAGAGCGTACTTAGATTTACGCGCGATCTCTTGGCCAAGCTCAAGGCTAACGGGCGCGCATTGGATATATCCGAGCAGTTGCGGCAAGGCGAGTCCATCCAAGCACTTTACGACTATATATTTTCGTTTGGATATCTATCTCCGATTTACAGGCTGACATGGGAAGGGAAGGGCCTTGAGCAGCTTTCGCCAGGTGAACGGGGAAACCTGCTTCTAATCTTCTATCTCTTAGTGGATCGAGACGACATCCCGCTAGTGATCGACCAACCTGAAGAGAATCTTGATAACCAAACGGTGGTAAAGACACTCGTGCCATGCATGATGGACGCGAAGCGTCGACGCCAGATCGTGATGGTCACTCACAATCCGAATCTGGCAGTCGTTTGTGATGCTGAGCAGGTTATCTATGCCGAGATTCACAAGGATCGAGGCAACGAGGTGACTTACTTGAGTGGGTCCATCGAGGACCCTGTGATTAATAAGAAAATTGTTGATGTGTTGGAAGGGACGCGACCCGCATTCGATAAACGGGATGCGAAGTACCTACCATGA
- a CDS encoding Transcriptional regulator, with protein sequence MKTKDVRPAKARVVVSVGESVRIVRELQELTQSELARRAKIPQSTISAIENGTINLGVERAKTLARVLQCHPAVLVFPGWDVAKSSAA encoded by the coding sequence ATGAAGACGAAAGACGTTCGTCCGGCAAAAGCACGGGTTGTGGTCTCAGTTGGGGAGTCCGTTCGGATCGTTCGTGAGCTACAAGAACTCACGCAGAGCGAGCTGGCTCGAAGGGCCAAGATCCCACAGTCCACAATCTCGGCGATTGAAAACGGCACCATCAATCTTGGCGTCGAACGGGCTAAAACCCTGGCGCGTGTGCTGCAATGCCATCCTGCCGTCCTGGTCTTTCCAGGCTGGGACGTGGCCAAGTCGTCCGCAGCTTAA
- a CDS encoding GTPase HflX has translation MSNPSPSRAVLVAIQTPRVTGEELESSLHELTRLVKTLGYQVVGRLTQKRSSDKFATVLGQGKLAELARWTGGSGTVGASYERPMHKAASKREAAEVDGAEESEDEEGESDEPSEASPSPREQAQIVIVDCDLSPSQLKNLERAAGVQVLDRTGVIIEIFSRHARTRAAGLQVEIARLNYLAPRLRETGGGGERQRGGIGGKGAGETSLELDKRRIRDRIKELRVELAAIGDEHLTRRARRGNELTVALVGYTNAGKSSLMRAMTGSEVLVADKLFATLDTTIRPLHPETRPKVLMTDTVGFINKLPHDLVASFKSTLDEAAGASLLLFVVDASDPSFRSQLDVTRKVLAEVGATDVPSLLVLNKQDRLGPEEIASLKAEYPDAVLLSTRSQDDLKSLRERIMRYFEREMVDEELHLPFTAQGVLAEIRARMRILSENYDAEGLTILVRSTPENLAVIKKKLMRL, from the coding sequence ATGTCAAATCCCTCACCATCTCGTGCCGTGCTGGTGGCGATCCAGACTCCTCGTGTGACAGGTGAGGAGCTGGAGAGTTCGCTGCACGAGCTCACCCGTCTTGTCAAAACCCTCGGGTATCAGGTCGTAGGCCGCCTGACGCAAAAACGCAGTTCCGATAAATTTGCGACGGTGTTGGGTCAGGGCAAACTCGCCGAATTGGCGCGGTGGACCGGAGGTTCTGGAACCGTAGGGGCGTCGTATGAGAGACCGATGCACAAGGCAGCCTCGAAGCGCGAGGCGGCTGAAGTGGACGGCGCGGAGGAATCAGAAGATGAGGAAGGGGAATCGGATGAACCGAGCGAGGCCTCGCCCAGTCCTCGCGAACAAGCGCAGATCGTCATCGTGGACTGTGATCTGTCGCCGTCACAATTGAAAAATCTTGAACGTGCCGCCGGCGTGCAAGTGCTCGATCGAACCGGGGTCATCATTGAGATTTTCAGCCGACATGCTCGGACCAGAGCGGCCGGACTTCAGGTGGAGATTGCGAGGCTCAATTACCTGGCACCACGGTTGCGTGAAACCGGTGGCGGTGGAGAGCGGCAAAGGGGGGGGATCGGAGGCAAAGGGGCAGGAGAAACGAGTCTGGAGCTCGATAAGCGTAGAATTCGCGATCGCATCAAAGAACTTAGAGTAGAATTGGCGGCGATTGGAGACGAGCATCTCACGCGCCGCGCGAGACGGGGAAATGAATTGACGGTCGCCCTCGTCGGGTACACCAATGCGGGCAAATCCTCGCTGATGCGTGCGATGACGGGAAGCGAGGTGCTTGTGGCCGATAAGCTGTTCGCCACGCTCGACACCACGATTCGGCCTCTGCATCCAGAGACTCGTCCCAAAGTGCTGATGACCGATACGGTGGGATTCATCAACAAGCTCCCCCATGACCTGGTGGCGTCGTTCAAGTCGACGCTTGATGAAGCAGCTGGTGCGTCACTGTTGCTGTTTGTCGTTGATGCGTCAGATCCGTCGTTTCGATCCCAACTCGACGTCACACGGAAGGTGTTGGCCGAGGTGGGAGCCACAGACGTCCCCAGCCTTTTGGTGTTGAATAAACAAGATCGTCTCGGACCGGAAGAGATTGCCTCGCTGAAGGCCGAATATCCTGACGCTGTTCTTCTGTCCACGAGAAGCCAAGACGATTTGAAATCGTTACGTGAGCGCATCATGCGCTACTTTGAACGCGAGATGGTCGACGAGGAGTTGCATCTGCCGTTTACGGCTCAAGGCGTGCTTGCAGAGATCCGTGCTCGGATGCGGATCTTGTCCGAGAACTATGATGCCGAGGGGCTCACGATCCTGGTGCGCTCCACACCTGAAAACCTTGCTGTGATCAAAAAGAAGCTCATGCGGTTGTGA
- a CDS encoding putative type I restriction enzyme HindVIIP R protein — MSRFAESVVEDAALGWLEALGYQVLHGPDIAVGELAAERSDPSYRDVILERRLRKALVRLNPDLPAEALEDAFRKLTRTDAATLLERNRAIHRMLVDGVTVEYRRKDGSIAGAQALVLDYQTPDKNDWLAVNQFTVSEGHHTRRPDVGLFVNGLPLAVIELKNPADEDATVWSAYKQLQTYQAQIPSFFATNAALIISDGMQARIGTLGAGKEWFKPWRTIGGREDAPSTLTELQVVLEGVFEKRRFLDLVRHFIAFEDEGHGKLIKKMAGYHQFHAVNVAVEETLRAARQESEHRAAEALGQYKSGHQPGGEPGDRRVGVVWHTQGSGKSLTMAFYAGRVILHPTMANPTIVVLTDRNDLDDQLFGTFARCHDLLRQDPVQASDRADLRAKLSVASGGVVFTTIQKFFPEEKGDRHPVLSERRNVVVIADEAHRSQYDFIDGFARHMRDALPNASFIGFTGTPIAKTDANTRAVFGDYISIYDIQRAVIDKATVPIYYESRLAKLELKDSERPKIDSKFEEATEGEEVERKEKLKTKWAQLEAVVGSENRVKLIARDLVDHFKDRLAVMDGKAMVVCMSRRICVELYREIAALRPHWHGDADEQGAMKVIMTGSASDPIEWQGHIRNKKRREDLALRFRAPKDPFRLVIVRDMWLTGFDAPSLHTMYIDKPMRGHGLMQTIARVNRVFKDKPGGLVVDYLGLADELKQALAVYTESGGTGKTAIEQEEAVAVMLEKYEICRGLFGSYSTPVGMVPGFDWSPWMTGKPHERLSVLPAAQEHILKQQDGKARLLRAVSDLSQAFALAVPHEETFRVRDDVGFFQAVRAVLAKSTPGEQKTDEELDHAIRQIISRAVVSDEIVDIFAAAGLKKPDLSILSDEFLAEVRGMPQKNLAVELLRKLLSGEIKVRSRKNVVQAKSFAEMLDQAVGKYQNRAIEAAQVIEEMIGLAKDMRGAHERGERLGLTEDELAFYDALETNDSAVKVLGDVTLRTIAREVAEAVRKNVTIDWTVRENVRAQLRVIVKRILRKYGYPPDKQEKATQTVLEQAEVLCGEVAV; from the coding sequence ATGAGTCGGTTTGCAGAATCTGTAGTCGAAGATGCCGCCCTTGGCTGGCTCGAAGCACTAGGCTACCAAGTGCTGCACGGGCCGGACATTGCCGTTGGTGAGCTAGCCGCCGAGCGCAGCGATCCCAGCTACCGCGACGTGATTCTGGAGCGGCGCCTGCGCAAAGCCCTCGTCAGGCTGAATCCTGATCTGCCGGCTGAAGCGCTGGAAGACGCCTTTCGGAAGTTGACGCGGACTGATGCAGCGACGTTGCTTGAGCGGAACCGTGCCATCCATCGGATGCTTGTGGATGGGGTGACCGTCGAGTATCGCCGGAAAGACGGTTCAATCGCAGGTGCCCAAGCCCTTGTGCTGGATTATCAAACTCCGGACAAGAACGACTGGTTGGCGGTGAATCAGTTCACGGTTTCGGAGGGACATCACACGCGGCGGCCTGATGTGGGGCTGTTCGTAAATGGCCTGCCTCTCGCCGTCATCGAGCTGAAGAATCCAGCAGACGAGGATGCCACCGTTTGGAGCGCCTACAAGCAACTCCAGACCTACCAGGCCCAGATCCCTTCCTTCTTCGCAACCAATGCGGCGCTGATCATCTCCGACGGGATGCAGGCACGGATCGGGACTCTTGGGGCCGGGAAAGAATGGTTTAAGCCCTGGCGGACGATCGGCGGGCGCGAGGACGCTCCATCGACGCTCACTGAGTTGCAGGTCGTCCTAGAAGGTGTCTTTGAAAAACGACGGTTCCTCGATCTGGTACGGCATTTCATTGCCTTCGAAGACGAGGGCCATGGAAAACTCATCAAAAAGATGGCGGGCTACCATCAGTTCCATGCGGTGAATGTGGCCGTTGAGGAAACCTTGCGGGCTGCCCGACAGGAGTCGGAGCATCGAGCTGCCGAGGCCCTGGGACAATACAAGTCGGGGCATCAACCGGGTGGTGAACCAGGCGATCGACGGGTGGGTGTGGTGTGGCATACACAGGGATCGGGGAAGAGTCTCACGATGGCCTTCTATGCTGGGCGGGTGATCCTGCACCCGACGATGGCCAACCCTACCATCGTCGTGCTTACTGATCGCAACGACCTGGACGATCAACTTTTCGGCACCTTCGCTCGCTGTCATGACCTCCTTCGCCAGGACCCAGTTCAGGCGAGCGATCGAGCTGACTTGCGGGCCAAGTTGAGCGTGGCGTCCGGCGGTGTGGTCTTCACTACGATTCAGAAATTCTTTCCAGAAGAAAAAGGCGACCGGCATCCCGTGCTCTCTGAGCGCCGCAACGTCGTGGTGATCGCGGACGAAGCACACAGAAGTCAGTATGACTTTATCGACGGCTTTGCCCGGCATATGCGTGATGCCCTTCCCAATGCATCGTTCATTGGATTCACCGGAACGCCAATCGCAAAGACCGATGCCAATACTAGAGCGGTCTTTGGCGACTACATCAGTATCTACGACATCCAGCGGGCGGTCATCGACAAGGCGACCGTTCCCATTTACTACGAAAGCCGGCTTGCGAAGCTCGAACTGAAAGATTCCGAACGTCCAAAGATTGATTCCAAGTTTGAAGAGGCGACTGAGGGGGAGGAAGTCGAGCGGAAGGAGAAGCTCAAGACCAAGTGGGCGCAGCTGGAAGCTGTGGTGGGGTCGGAGAATCGGGTCAAGTTGATTGCGCGAGACCTCGTCGATCACTTCAAAGATCGTCTTGCAGTAATGGATGGCAAGGCGATGGTGGTCTGCATGAGCCGGCGGATTTGCGTGGAGCTGTATCGAGAGATTGCCGCTCTGCGCCCTCACTGGCATGGCGATGCAGATGAGCAGGGGGCAATGAAGGTGATCATGACCGGCTCGGCATCCGACCCGATCGAGTGGCAGGGCCATATTCGGAATAAAAAACGGCGCGAGGATCTGGCGCTCCGGTTTCGTGCTCCCAAAGATCCCTTTCGGCTCGTCATTGTTCGCGACATGTGGCTGACTGGTTTTGATGCTCCGAGTCTCCATACGATGTACATTGATAAGCCGATGCGTGGGCACGGACTGATGCAGACTATTGCGCGTGTGAACCGCGTGTTCAAAGACAAGCCTGGTGGACTCGTCGTGGACTACCTCGGCCTTGCCGACGAACTCAAGCAGGCGCTTGCGGTCTACACAGAAAGCGGCGGAACCGGGAAGACGGCGATTGAACAGGAAGAGGCGGTCGCAGTGATGCTGGAGAAGTATGAGATCTGCCGAGGCCTATTTGGTTCCTATAGCACGCCTGTCGGCATGGTGCCGGGCTTTGACTGGTCACCTTGGATGACCGGCAAGCCACACGAGCGACTGTCGGTCTTACCTGCTGCACAAGAGCACATTTTGAAGCAGCAAGACGGCAAAGCGCGTCTCCTCCGTGCCGTGAGCGATCTTTCTCAAGCCTTTGCGCTCGCTGTGCCGCATGAGGAGACCTTTCGGGTTCGGGACGACGTCGGATTCTTCCAGGCGGTGCGTGCGGTGCTGGCGAAGAGCACGCCGGGCGAGCAGAAGACCGATGAAGAACTCGACCATGCCATTCGCCAAATCATTTCAAGGGCCGTGGTGTCAGACGAGATCGTGGACATCTTTGCCGCGGCTGGACTCAAGAAACCGGATCTCTCGATTCTCTCTGATGAGTTTCTCGCCGAAGTGCGAGGAATGCCTCAGAAGAACTTGGCAGTCGAACTCTTACGGAAGTTGCTGAGTGGAGAGATCAAGGTGCGGTCTCGCAAGAATGTGGTGCAAGCGAAGTCCTTTGCGGAGATGTTGGACCAGGCGGTGGGGAAGTACCAGAACCGGGCGATTGAGGCAGCCCAAGTTATCGAGGAAATGATCGGCTTGGCAAAGGATATGCGCGGCGCTCACGAAAGAGGGGAACGGCTCGGTCTGACCGAAGACGAGCTGGCGTTCTACGATGCGCTTGAAACGAATGACAGCGCAGTAAAGGTACTAGGCGATGTGACGCTACGAACCATTGCGCGAGAAGTGGCGGAGGCGGTTCGTAAGAATGTGACGATCGATTGGACGGTGCGGGAAAATGTCCGTGCCCAGCTTCGAGTCATCGTGAAGCGCATCCTCAGGAAGTATGGCTATCCGCCGGATAAGCAGGAGAAGGCGACTCAGACGGTCTTGGAACAGGCGGAAGTGCTGTGTGGAGAAGTAGCGGTGTGA
- a CDS encoding hypothetical protein (conserved protein of unknown function), with protein sequence MNTSYDVIVVGSGPAGSCAAWRLAKAGVTVAVLEKAALPRYKTCGGGIVGRAMQALPVDVRHVVEQDCHAAQLHLLPAELSFTTHRQTPIVSMTMRDQFDFALLSAAQTAGAVVHQRCTVENVSFQGDFLTVGTNAGSMKAKFVVAADGALSTVARKMGLADRRVLIPALEYEVTVARDRLDRFRGLARFDFGILPHGYAWAFPKKDHLSIGVLSTVRGGGDLKASMARYLDRLGCGSVTQVEQHGFVIPIRPRTGPFVDKRILLVGDTAGFADPVTGEGISFAIRSSLMAAQSLIDRHLEEEPVKHAYIRSLAETILPELQRGRWLARLLYDFPRTRSWAFSRQGQRLCEAVTDVMAGKRFYRDLAFTPRTLLKLLTPQTFKGSG encoded by the coding sequence ATGAATACCTCGTATGACGTCATCGTGGTCGGCAGCGGACCGGCTGGATCGTGCGCGGCGTGGCGTCTGGCAAAAGCGGGTGTGACGGTTGCCGTGCTCGAGAAGGCCGCGCTGCCAAGGTATAAGACCTGTGGCGGCGGGATCGTGGGCCGGGCAATGCAGGCCCTGCCCGTAGATGTGCGCCATGTGGTCGAGCAGGACTGTCATGCCGCGCAGTTACATCTTCTCCCTGCTGAATTGTCCTTCACGACTCATCGACAGACGCCCATCGTCTCCATGACGATGCGTGATCAGTTTGATTTCGCTCTTTTGTCAGCTGCACAAACAGCCGGAGCAGTCGTCCACCAGCGATGTACCGTAGAGAATGTTTCGTTTCAGGGCGACTTCCTCACGGTCGGCACCAACGCAGGATCAATGAAGGCCAAGTTCGTGGTAGCTGCCGATGGGGCACTCAGTACAGTTGCACGCAAAATGGGTTTGGCCGACAGACGCGTCCTCATCCCAGCTCTCGAGTACGAAGTGACGGTTGCTCGTGATCGACTGGATAGATTTCGCGGCCTGGCGAGATTTGATTTTGGCATCCTGCCTCATGGGTATGCATGGGCCTTTCCTAAAAAGGATCATCTGTCGATTGGTGTGCTGTCGACAGTGCGGGGGGGAGGCGATCTCAAGGCATCGATGGCGCGCTATCTCGATCGGCTTGGCTGTGGTTCGGTCACGCAAGTCGAGCAACATGGCTTTGTCATCCCCATCCGACCACGAACAGGGCCCTTTGTCGACAAGCGTATCCTGTTGGTCGGTGATACTGCCGGCTTCGCCGATCCTGTCACCGGGGAAGGCATTTCGTTCGCCATTCGTAGCAGCTTGATGGCAGCGCAATCCTTGATCGATAGGCATCTTGAAGAGGAGCCCGTCAAACACGCCTATATTCGCTCACTGGCTGAAACAATCCTTCCTGAACTGCAAAGAGGGCGATGGCTGGCCCGGCTACTGTACGACTTTCCTCGCACGCGATCCTGGGCGTTTTCTCGACAGGGGCAACGGCTCTGTGAGGCGGTGACGGACGTGATGGCCGGGAAGCGGTTCTATCGAGACTTGGCGTTCACACCTCGGACTCTGCTCAAGCTTCTCACGCCTCAGACGTTCAAAGGCTCAGGGTAG
- a CDS encoding hypothetical protein (conserved protein of unknown function): MSELIFVVEEAPEGGYIARALGESIFTEADTPAELPGKVREAVRCHFEEGQAPKVVRLHHVREEVIAV; the protein is encoded by the coding sequence ATGAGTGAATTGATTTTTGTCGTGGAAGAGGCTCCTGAAGGCGGGTACATTGCCCGTGCACTGGGGGAGTCGATCTTCACAGAAGCGGACACGCCGGCTGAATTGCCGGGGAAAGTCCGTGAGGCGGTTCGATGTCACTTTGAGGAAGGCCAGGCGCCAAAGGTTGTCCGCCTGCACCATGTGCGGGAAGAAGTCATCGCAGTATGA
- a CDS encoding Addiction module toxin, protein MWEIYEHRRASKCLDRLPVELLKRDEKWKDIVRISGPAGLRLIKGFHDERLQGKWEGHRSSRLNAEYRVIYKVEEHIIQVVVMDVTAHDYRRQ, encoded by the coding sequence ATGTGGGAGATCTACGAACACCGTCGAGCGAGCAAGTGCCTTGATCGCCTTCCTGTCGAGTTACTGAAACGCGACGAGAAGTGGAAAGATATCGTGCGAATCTCAGGCCCGGCAGGTTTACGCCTCATCAAGGGGTTCCACGATGAACGGCTTCAGGGAAAATGGGAAGGACATCGGTCATCACGACTGAATGCTGAGTATCGGGTCATCTACAAGGTTGAGGAACATATCATTCAGGTGGTGGTCATGGACGTCACCGCGCACGATTATCGGAGGCAATGA
- a CDS encoding putative queuosine precursor transporter has protein sequence MTAPAEPREHELVSNPRHYRYYDLVMAGFVTVLLCSNLIGPGKTCILFGLTFGAGNLFFPISYIFGDVLTEVYGYARTRKVIWAGFTAMIFATIMGLFVIHMPGDPEEPFNAVIQPALEIVFGSTGRIVVASMVAFWCGDFMNSYVMAKMKVWTAGRHLWTRTIGSTAVGQLVDSGLFYPIAFLGIWQPGTMIKVIAFNWAFKVSVEIVFTPVTYAIVGWLKRQENEDWYDRHTDFTPFSLKD, from the coding sequence ATGACCGCTCCCGCCGAACCGCGCGAGCACGAACTCGTCTCGAACCCCCGCCATTACCGCTACTACGACCTCGTCATGGCTGGCTTCGTGACGGTCCTGCTCTGCTCGAACCTGATCGGGCCGGGCAAGACGTGCATCCTCTTCGGGCTGACCTTCGGCGCCGGGAACCTCTTCTTCCCCATCTCCTACATCTTCGGCGACGTGCTGACCGAGGTGTATGGCTACGCGCGCACGCGCAAAGTCATCTGGGCGGGCTTCACCGCGATGATCTTTGCGACCATCATGGGGCTGTTCGTGATCCATATGCCGGGGGATCCGGAGGAGCCCTTCAATGCCGTGATCCAGCCTGCGCTGGAGATCGTCTTCGGGAGCACGGGGCGGATTGTCGTTGCCTCGATGGTCGCCTTCTGGTGCGGCGACTTCATGAACAGCTATGTCATGGCGAAGATGAAGGTCTGGACCGCGGGGCGTCATCTCTGGACCCGCACGATCGGCTCGACCGCGGTCGGCCAGCTCGTCGACAGCGGCCTCTTCTATCCGATTGCCTTTCTCGGGATCTGGCAGCCAGGGACGATGATAAAGGTCATCGCCTTCAACTGGGCGTTCAAGGTCTCCGTCGAGATTGTCTTCACGCCGGTGACCTACGCGATCGTTGGTTGGCTGAAGCGCCAGGAGAACGAGGACTGGTACGACAGGCATACGGACTTCACGCCGTTCTCGTTGAAGGACTGA